Sequence from the Castanea sativa cultivar Marrone di Chiusa Pesio chromosome 12, ASM4071231v1 genome:
ACCATGGCCATTTCCATGTCTACCTGATTCTGTAAGCTTATTAtgttttttgtaaaattacaaGGTCATTTACATGAATGGTTTCTGTTCAGTCGCTTTATACAATTTGAAAGTGACACCATTACTTTCTGATATAAGCATGGTTGTTTTCCTATCTACCTTTTGTTTTCCTATCTACCTTTTTGTTAAATCTTAATGGTTAATTATTTGCAGGTTTGAGTATGAGAATCGGTGTCTCTATAATTGAAGGTAAAACAGCTTACCAATCACCTCTTTTAAACCCCCATCCTCATGCACCCTATAGAATTTCATCATTcttaatgaaatgaaatgaaattgaaaCGGCATACCAATCACCTCTTGATCAATTAATATTTAGTGGATATCCAAAGATATAGCCATGGTAACAAGGAAATAAACCTATTTTCACAATGAGCAATGGTTATCACACACTGTACACatatgcttttaaaaaaaactaaaatcttgaCTTGAAATCAGTTAAAAACAAAGCGGGTGTGTGAAGTCAtgatttcaattaaaaacaaagcttgtgtgtgtaaaattattttcctctcacaaataaagaaacagcATGTTTGAAATATGATATACAACTTTATTACTATTTCTTGTGTGTTTTATTAACTTACACTTTAATTATTCCATTAAAACTGGCATACAGCTTGCTTTGTGCATCAATGGATAAACAGCCTGTAACTTTAATAAATGAAGGAGCTTAAAGCTAATAaacagaaatatatatatatacacacacacacacagccaccaaacaaaagagaaaaaaaaaaaaaaaaaaaacctttaatttgaaaatttgacatGAACAAATAGCAATCAAGTCCAGTAAATAAGAATGATGGGTATATTTTTAACTTAACctttcaattttcttcttcttcttctttttaaattatttataaaaataaaaataaaaataaaaaccgaAAAGTTTGGAGAACAAGCTGCAAGAAAAGGTCAGAGAACAAGTTGCATGAGTTGTTTATTCTTCATTTGGCTGGTAAGAAAAGAAGCACCTAAAAAGGGcagggaagaaaagaaaataaattaacaatcTGACTCTAAAGATTCTCTACCACAACCatctcaaaaacaaattttagaaaataataaataaataactcacacaaacacacacagtGGGTTATTTTCCTTGGTCCATTCTGAATTTGTTGACTTGTActgattcttttcttttcttttttatgtaaaGATTAGTACTGAATTTAAAACCTTGTAGGCATGTACTAGGAAGAATTATGCTGGTCCACTATCATTTTCTAATGTCAATAATGGTATATGCCTCCTAGCTTTTTTATTGCAggaatataattatatatttattcaattttttgttaaactaaataaattatttattcacaagcttgattaatttattcatttttcatatatagTAACACcatgattaattattttttggacCCATTTACAATTctatactaataattaataattaataattaataattaaattatagttgaatatatattcaagttaattaaataaaatggtttttgtttataataattatattcaCCAatcttatattattaaaaattatatatacttcttacaaaatttgactatctatatattctcaaaaaaaaaaaaactatttgtattattaataaactacaaataataattttataccTTTttctaagagaaaaaaaaaaaacaataatttgatACCTTATTGTTTAATCATATCTATAGATAATATTCAAACAAATTAAGTCATAATCCTCTTAAAATATGTCaactgatgatgaagatgatatacacacacacaccaataCACCagtcaatttttggtgtaagcaggGATTAAACtctaaatcttttattcaatcataaaaaaatttaccagtTGAATTATTTGGAACCCATGACTAGTGCTATATTTGATTGGGGGGAAAAAGCCAAAGATGGAACAGGGggataaaaaatatgtattttccaTTATTTAGTTAAGAAGAGAAAATGGAGTGAAAGGAGAATGGGTGGGTGATTTGTCCTCTTGGAAATAATCTCCCCAAAAtgggagaaattattaggtccatcGGGAGGACTATTGAAGTGGTTCTCCCAAATCCCAACCAATGAAATAATGTCACTTATATAAATGTGTGAGTTAGATTCTTAATCAAcacaacaattaataaataaataaaaatcactaggtgatgtcacatttgcataaatgacatcgttttattaggttttttttttttaaagagtttcaacctatagcacCCACtcttgataataactctttattatcagatcaagacactaaTAAATTTTTGGTGTATATGATAATTAAATCTCAAATATCTAATTcaaccataaatttttttaccaattgaactaattaaaaTGACCACTTTAAGAGGGTCTAATAATTTCtcttgaaggaaaaaaagtaGATATAAGGATAAAAAGACATtactataaatataataaagatataacaataatttaatttctatcattttttttccatccctTCTAAGCTACTACTAAACACTTattaatggtaaaaaaaaaaaaaaaaaaaattcatactcCTACTTTTCCATACATCAAACTCATCACTTTAATATTTGTAGCTTTCAACGGAGAAAGAATACGCTGTCGTTTTAACTCGTTAAAACACAAAAAGCTACGTTTCAacaaaccacaacaaaaaagaaaaaaaaaaatcattttccacaGAAACAAACAGCAACGAAAGCGAGAGCGAgcgagcgagagagagagagagagtgagaaatgTACCTGAAGAAGGCGCTGTGGGCGGAGGGACTATTATCTCCGAAACCATCGCCGGAATCAGAATCACAACcgcaacagcagcagcagcagcagcagcaaccgCCGCCGGAGATGGCGGTGCAGGAGCTAGTGAACTCGCTGAACCGGCAGAGGCTCTACCGCGAAGTCACTCTCGCTCTCAAAACCGGCCTCCGCGACGCCCGCGCCGAGTTCTCCTTCCTCCGCCTCCGCGGCCTCCGCAACCTCCTCAAGTTCCTCCGATCCGTCGCCGAGTCCGACTCCACCGTCCACCTCTTCTGCCAGACTCAGTCCCTCCCTGAACTCCAAGGttataacaacaacaacgacGACGTCGTCTTCTTCAATTTCATCTTTAACTAACTAattaactaactttttttttctgttaaaaaaaaaaaaaaaaaaaaaaaaaaccagtggTTAGGGCTGTGTTTAAGCACTCGTTgaaagaaagggaagaagaggaagtGGAGAGTATAGATCACATATATGAAGGTGTTGAGGCTTTGAAGATAACGAGTCCGTCTACTGATGCTGAGGTGGCACTCGCGCTTCGAGTTTTGGAAGGTTGTTGTTTGCTTCATAGTGAGAGCACTGCTTTGGCCCATCAACATAACGCTATTCAGGTCTCTATCTTTCTATATTCATCTTAATTTTTCATGATTTGTTACATTCCCAGTTTTTAATTAatacccatttaaaaaaaatatatctaatcTTTATGCTCCTATTATCTTGTGCATTagctcattcaaaaaaaaaaaaaaaatttttgaatgCTTTATAGTGAAACTCATTTAGGAAGTGCATCCATGATATGGATCCAAATGATTGATTTGGCAAATTCTTAATGGTTCACATctgaataatgctagagatacaaattattttacaaaattttttacaaactatggtgaatgattattggtaaatgaaaaagtgatattaatgatgggtctagataaaaaccaataaaatgttgtgaaatatcTGTGGCTATAGCATTACTTGTTCTCATCTGGGTCCACCGGTAACACCACCCGccacattagcagtttgtaaaatagtttgtggctttagcattttgcttatttttatgGTATAATGGAGTCACTGTTCAATGTTCAACCAGTGTGACAATGTTACTGTCATTATCACTGTCATGTGTAAGTGTAACTCTGTTACTTGTAGAggttatatgataatttttcttgTGTCTGTAAAGTTTATCCTTGACTATTGAACACTCTTTTCTTCAATGTATTGTCTTGGGGAAACCCTACATTACTAGTTCTCATTTGAGTCCACCGTTAACACCACCCTCCACATCAgtagtttgtaaaataatttgtggctttagcattttccttatttttgtgGTATGATGGAACTGCTCAATGTTCAACCAGTGTGACAATGTTACTGTCATTCTCACTGTCATGTGTAAGTGTAACTCTGTTACTTGTAGAGGTtatatgttaatttttcttGTGTCTGTAAACTTTATCTTTGACTATTGAACGCTCTTTTCTTCAATGTATTGTCTTGGGGAAACCTTGCATTCCTCTTGTGCCTTTCTGTTTAACCAGTGAAATTTGTATTGATTGCCCAATGACCTATAGCTCAAATGACACTTTCTGCTCCCTATAACGATGAGATTGTTGGTGAGATCGTGGTTTCAAGAACCACTAATGCGTATGTAACTTTAAAAAGAAAGGTCGTACTTAATGCACAGAGCTCCCACTTTTGCGGGATTTTGGAGAGGTCATGGTAGGCAGCCTTACCCCCAATTTTGTTTGGAGAGGCAGATTCCCGTAAATGTAACTtaccaatttaaaaaatatatatatatatatagtcataacagtcaatttttttttttggttctgttCTTGGCTGTTAATTATTTGCCAATGTTGATGGGAGTTAGAGTTTGCAGTATATGAATGTGTgaattcttttattcttttataatttttttttataattgtcaGAATTCTTAATACCAAACTTAGATCTAATTTTCTATTATGCAGGTGTTAATGAACATATTATCAACTCGTGGAGTACTTGAGCAAGGTGCATGCTTAGATGCTTTAGTCTCAATAATGTTGGACTCATCAGCCAATCAAATGGTATTTCACTATTTTGACTCTTATTTTACTGTTCATTTGTTATGgattagaatttttgttttggccAAATAATGATATGTCTTCTTGTAGCTGGCTTCTAATGATAATTAATTGTACCTtcttttgatggttttgtttcAGTTGATCAAAGTTTAATCCTTATTTTGTTGTTTCTTCTACCTATTGCTGTATGGCCTTAATATTTGTTCAAGTATGCTCAAGAGAGAAGATGAGTTTCTAGAGTGAGGCTCATAATATTTAGTAAATCAAGGTCACCTTACCAGCCATACAATGGCCTTAATATTTGTTCAACATGTGTTGTGTACTTTGTTCCTTATTTTCTAGGAATTTGAGGCATGTAATGGTATCGAGGAAGTTGCAGAGCTCATAAGAGACAAACAAGTGGATGAAAATCTCAGGTAATTTCTTTTGTCCTGCTTCACTTTAATGCTTGTAAACACCTTACCATGCAATATGATGGTTCCTCTCTGATGGCAAAATCAAATCGCTTTTACTTTCAATATAAACCATGTTCTATATTTCTAATTTGAAACATATGGTAACAACTTATTAGCTGGCCCTGCTGGTTTGGAATATTCTATGGAAAAATTTCAAAGAAGTATGTTAAACTTTCTTTACTTCAACTTGAAGTTTTCTCTAATGCTAGCTTCCatgcccccttttttttttatcttctcacAGTGCTTGGGTGAATGTATCTtccttatcctttttttttcaccttaaaAGAGTGGTCAATAATTTTAATCTTTGGAATTGGCACTTTTGTAACCATTTTTTGTTCTGGTTTCCTTTTCAAATGATTGTGTTTTTATATGGTTAAATTTGTAGTCTTGTAAGCAAGTTGAGAAGAGACCAATTTATAGAGACCAATTGTGTCTCTAATCGAGTGTTAGGGAGACAGAGAATTGTCTTGAGAATGCAAAATGAATCTGACAGTAGAGCTGTCAGGGAGACGTAGAATTGGGCAACATGGGACATTTGCCCAAAAACAAGTTCCAACTATGTGCAAATTTCTTTGGAATTACACTAGCGTAACCTTTGAAGTCCTGTACAGAGTCGCCGCATGATTGCATGCTTGCAGTATTTACTGCCTTTTCCTAGACTACCCTTTTTGTTTTCGTTTTGTTGTGAGGTTAAAGCCATTTCAACTTGACTCTTCGCCTAAACATAGTATtgatctaaaaaataaattcttgtcTTTTTCCTTTGTCCATACCTTGGTTCATTTGATTAGGTAAGCTGTGTTGGAGGGAACTCTCATCATTAAGACCTTTGAATGTGCCTATTATTGACATGTGGGTAGTAGTTGATTTACAGCTCATTAATTCTTcactatctctctctttttttaccCCCTTGTCTGTTTTATTTCTTACCAATTCAATACACGGTGATAAGAAATATCTTTTTCCTGTGATTAGGTTGAAATGTGGTGAGTTCTTGTTGCTACTCATAGGGCATGTAAATGGGAGGGAAAGGCCTCCGTTGGCAGCCATACATGAAGATATAAGGCGACTTCTAGGAGAGAAATCTGCTTCCTTGATATGGGCAGCCAGTCAATTTGGCTCAACACTTGATCCGAAGGAAAGACTGACTGCTTTACATATCCAAGCTCGCAGGGTGCTTGAGTCACTGGACCTGTACTGAATCTTAGCTTATGAATATTGCTGTAGATAATGCCGTTACTCAGTGGCATTTCCAACAAATAGAAAATGCACCGTTATTAGCCAGTCCTCTTTTTCCTCCCAAGCCGAAACTTGTTTTATTATTGGGTTAAAGGCATCGAGGAAGAATATTTCAGAAAGTTATGTTtagatatttatattttgtatgatACAACATAGAGCAccaaatcttattttatttagctGCACTTAAACAGAAATTGTAAACCCTCCTTTCATGTGAataatcaaattatttaaaGTATAGTATATTTCCTCTGCTCGCTTGTGTGATTTGTCACTTGCAAGAAACACATGAATCTCATCTCTATCTTCAATCCAACTGCATCCTGGGCTCTTTTGCATTCTTCTATCATTCATAATCTGTCTTGTTTTAGCTAGGTCATCCCATCTCCCTGCATGAGCATATAACTTTGCTAATAGAATATAGTTTGCAGTATTATGTGGTTCCAACTCTATGAGCTGTTCTGCTGCAATTTCTCCTAATGCAACATTACCGTGAACTACACATCCTCCAAGCAAAGCACTCCACATCACCAAATCAGGTTCCATGGGAATTTTCTTTAAAAGTTCATAAGCATCATTAAGCTGGCCTGCACGACTAAAGAGATCAACCATACATGTATAGTGTTTCAATGTGGGTTCCACATTGTAATATCCCATCAGATCAAGGAATTCATAACCTGATTCAACTGATCCGGCATGGACACAGGAAGAAAGAACTGATAGGAAAGTCACATTATCTGGTCTAAAACCATCTTCCAACATTTTACGAAACAATGCAATTCCCTCCTGCCCATGTCCATGCATGGCATATGCAGTAAGCATGGCATTGTGAGAAACCAAATTAGGTTTCTTGATCCTGTTATAAGCCAGCTTCGCATTCTTTATACTTCCACATTTTGCATACATGTCCAAAAGTGCTGCTCCAATGTGGATGTCCGAGTCATAATCCAATCTGATTGAATGTGCATGAACCTGCTTACCTCGCTCAATTGTAGCCAACCTTGCGCACGCCGGTAAAATGATTCCAACTGTGTAAATATCAGGTCTCAAATTTGATTTCTGCATTTCAGTGAACAATTTCATGGCTGAATCATAATGTTCATTTTCCACACAGCCGGCAATAATACCATTCCATGTATATACATTTGGGTCAAAACcatctcctttcattttttgaatAAGATCATGAACACGTTCTTTCTCATTACAGTATGCATAGCCTGAGATTAAGGCATTCCAAGTTGGTGTGTCCCTTTCACTTACTGCATCAAAAGCCACCTGAGCAGCCGCTAAATTGTGGCATTTACAGTACATTTCTACCAAAGCTCCACCCACAAAGGTGTTAGATTGCAGACCTCTAACAATGGCCTGAGAATGTATTTCCTTCCCTTGTCTCAAAGAAGCCATATCAGCACAAGCACTAAGAATGCTTCCTAGAGTGAAGGAATCAGGTTCAAACCCTTCCATCAGTAAATCTCGAAACATGCTCAAAGCTTCATCATACATGAAGCTATCTGCATACCCTGAAATCATCGAGTTCCATGAAATTATATCCTTCTCATTGCCAGCTAGCTTCATCTGATCAAACAGCTCCTTGGCCTTTGAGATATCACCATTCTCACAATACCCAACAATCATTGTATTATatgacacaacatttttcattgaaaactTAGAAAATAACTTGAAAGCAGTTCCCATATCAGCACACCTCCTATACACATCAACTAATCCATTCACGACAAAAGGGTTAGACATAAACCCATGTCTTATTATATAGCCATGGAGTTCTTTGCCAAGACTTAGCTTTTCTAGTCTAGCGCAAGCTGGAAGAACACTTGCTAGGGTTCGTGCATTTGGTTCAATTCCAGCTGCTTGCATTTGGTAAAGCAGTTCAATTGCTTCTTCATCATAGCCATTCTGCGAAAACCCCCCAATGACTGCACTCCAAGAAATAAGATTGGGCATCGAATCCTCCGAAGACATTCTTTTCAAAAACTCCAATGCCTCATAAACCATCCCATTGGCAGCACAAGCCGTGACAATAGAATTCCATGAAACACGGTCCTTCTTGGGCATCGTTGCTAAAACCTTCTTGGCATCATCTAAGCTTTTACATTTGCCATACATATCTATCAGAGCATTACCCACATAAATATTTGAAGCAAACTGATACTTCACTACAATCCCATGTAATTGTCTTCCTAAGTCTACTATCCCAAGACCACTACAAATCTTAAAGACCACCGGAAACACGAAAAACTCCAAGCCAATATGTTCAAATTGTAATTCTtgataaagcaaaaatgcttCCTCAAAGAATCCGTTATCCACATACACACTGAGAATGGCATTCCAAGAATACAAGTTTCTCAGCGGCATTGTTTCAAACAACAAATATGCAAATTCCAAACACCCACATCTTCCATACATTTGAAGCAACTTGGTTTCTACAAACTCATGCCCATGAAACCCAGTTTTAAGTGAGTGGGCATGTATCTGTTTTCCTAAACTTGGGCATTTACAAGATTCTAGAATTGAAGCATATGTGTTTGAATCCACTGGTTTATCAAGCATGGAGAGGTGGGTGTGCAAGGGTTGGTGGGTTAGTTTAGGCCTCTGAAAGGAGAGGCTAGTGGTTTTGTTAGGCCTGTTGGAACCAAGTGGCTGTGGTGGTAATGGTGGTAGGTGAATGATGGGTTCCAATGATTGGGTCGGCATTTTGGCTTTGGCTGCGGCTGTGAAGTGAAAAGAGAAAGATGGTAGTGGGCAACTGGGTCTGAAGGATAGTGATGTGCCTCTGCTTCTTACTGTTACCAGTTAGTCTGTCACCACATATTTGTGGATAGACCTCGCAAACAGGTCGAGCTACTCAGGTTACATAAAACCAAATTGAATGGGGGACAAagaccacttcatttaaaactttaaatgatATGGCGGTTTGTACACtgataataaaatcataatCATGAAATGGACAAAATGAAAAGACAAGAAAACTTGAAATATAGAAAAAGTCTATTTCGACTCGAATGGTATATATCCCgtccacaattttattattactatatttttaaaatcaatgttttgttcatttgttttgCTGTTAAAGGTTTTGATTTGTTTCGTATTTTACcatgtttacattttttttttttttacatcatgcataaaatataaatatatgatattgTGGGTCGAAGTGCCataaaatattgtggacatttcttgaaacatgtgaaacaaaattaacaatttcTAAGAAAGTGGTATTATATATATCTGATACATGAtagaatttttttcatttgtaaaattttctcaCACAGtcgaaaaagaaaaggaaagaactctactttttttttttttatgaacatgtACCTTGCATTCACTACTTTTAGATCATACTTTCTCCCTTGTTTTGATCTTTGCACGTTTTTCTCACACTTCATTGTTTAATTCACAACTTACTGATTATCAAAGCACTCAAGTTCATCGACCAACTATTTCAATATTTCCGGCCTTGGTAACTTTCAAACAATCTGCTATTTTAATTTTCAGGCCTTTGATGACTTCTATATCATTGATCCGGTGATTAGTTTTCAAGTCTTTGGTGACTTGTTTAGTCACTCGGATGATTTGTGTTTGAGGGCTTTTGATGacttgttcatggtgctctgCTGTTTCAATTTTAATGCCTTTGGTAACTTGTGGAGCTGTGAATCTGTGATACTGAATCAGATTCCGATGCTTTGATGAATTTCTATTTAATCCTgctaatcaaaattttaaggttttgATGAATATATCTTCCAGTTTAACTTGACGAATGCACCATTCCATATATGCTAAATGCATAAGTTTGATTATGAgaaatttaattgtaaattaCCTTATCTCATGTTTGGATGAACTTATTATCATCAATTTATTCTGTTTAATTGATTATCATATAAAAATACAGTTGTACCTTTAAAAAGTTGTTGAGAAATATAGACCTCCGAGAACATCTAtgttggtggagctaaaatgaatagtgtttagttgatgaaaaaaaagaaaaaaaagaagaagagagaattgatgtaaaagcataaaataaaataaaaaattttatcccTTCTTGCTACAGTGAACTGCTAGTCTTGGCAGTTCACTATAGCAAGTtggataaaaaaatggtttggcACCATTGATGTTGGGCTCTTTTTGGTGTTTGAGGTGGTAAAATAGCTATATATTTTACCACCACCAATATTAATGCTTTGTGGCTAAGTTTTAACCAATTTATACCAGATCGATTAACAAACCAATTATGATTTGTACGTTCATATTTGGTTAATCATGCCACGTAACAATATAGCCAAACAAATAAAGTGCTACAAATAAATAACACGACAATATAGTTGCAAAGTGAAAACtgtaacagaaaaaaaaatttcggaGGTTTACTGCTAATTGTCAAGGAGAAATATACACTAGTAGAGTTGGAGTTGAAGCTGTTACAATAAAATTAACCAAATTTTAATGTTACCTCTAGTAGTGACTTAGTACTAAACTCTAGGCCTACAAACACAACTCTCTCCAAATTTCttatagttatttaattataatcgGCCCATTTATAGTCTAGCAATTAGAGCTCGAAATCTAGAGATTGGATGACTTAATGGGTTTGATTGAGAATTAGGATTTGCAATTCTCGATCTGTTGAATAGCTACGCTATTCTAGGCATGAGTCTTGAActtgaaatgaaatctaaaaacaCACAAGatttaactttttgtttatGGTTTGCCAACCTACGCATTATGAACCTaacaaaagagaaattttaaaaatttgtacctcaaatttttaaaaggaaaaaaaaaaaaaaaaaaaaaggccaaatgGTAAAGAAAGTCCATAGTGTAGATTACCCATAAGAACATGGGTCCTTGAACTTTCCAAATTCCAATCCTTGTTTCAAAAGGTAACTAAGAGAAGATAAAGGATCCCATGACCTCAAAACctaaagaagaaatgaaaaggaaaagttATAGCGGACTATAAGGCAGTGGGTTGGTAGCATGCTTTTAAAGCCTATTATTGCTAGATCTTTAACATATTTGGCGACAGAAAAAAGTGTCTTTTGAAATGGTGATCGAAACTTCCcctaaaaaaaactatgaaacTTGTTGAGCTAAATTGCTGTGCATAATGCAAGGGAGCGACTTTAGAACATTGGTAGATGGATTATTAGGATAGAGCTAGTCACGTAAAGGTGGCCATGATTTCGATTTCCTCGAACAATACGGTGCTTTAAATGAATCATGAACAATTGGTCATGgcagttttgagttttaaacttttaatcaCAGAAAGCCAAACTCCGAAAGTTGTTAACGCACAAATGCTCAACCCCAATAATTCAATGTACATCTTTTTGTTCCTACCAAATGATCATCATGCTACACGTATTACTTTGATTATTAGAAAGAATCTTGTCCATTGTTGATGACATTAATTATAGCACTATGCTCCCTTGCATTATTTTCattaagaaaattcaaaagagTTTCTTCAATTTTCTGTGTATTTTGAATTCAAGGGTTTTAGCACTCAAGTGCATTCGTTGAAATAGATGGATCTCAATACCTAGGTGCAACTAACCTCAATCTGAAATAGacgtattttattttttgtggctATCATGCATGCTGCATCGATAAAATACTTTCATTTTTGTAAGTATCATGTTGTGTCAATAATAAGAGACTTCATTGGTCggaggaaaagaaaatgcaGGAACTAGGATGTAATTTGTATTATTAATTTACAAAATACCCATGAATTTTCCCACTGCTCAAGTATCACCAATAGATGAACATATTGACGAGCTCTTACTAGTGGCTTAACTATACATTTTTATTCTTGTTACACTATGAGCTTGggaataaaaattatgttttattttgtgtaCTTCACTTTATGTTCTATCGATGTTCCATCAATAGCAGTGTCACATTTTTTTTGATCCCCTTATAAAGCCAAAGTTTAATCATAAAAATTAGATACATGGCATACTGTATTTGGTAGAgtataaaagatttttttatttgt
This genomic interval carries:
- the LOC142619939 gene encoding pentatricopeptide repeat-containing protein At5g39350-like, with product MPTQSLEPIIHLPPLPPQPLGSNRPNKTTSLSFQRPKLTHQPLHTHLSMLDKPVDSNTYASILESCKCPSLGKQIHAHSLKTGFHGHEFVETKLLQMYGRCGCLEFAYLLFETMPLRNLYSWNAILSVYVDNGFFEEAFLLYQELQFEHIGLEFFVFPVVFKICSGLGIVDLGRQLHGIVVKYQFASNIYVGNALIDMYGKCKSLDDAKKVLATMPKKDRVSWNSIVTACAANGMVYEALEFLKRMSSEDSMPNLISWSAVIGGFSQNGYDEEAIELLYQMQAAGIEPNARTLASVLPACARLEKLSLGKELHGYIIRHGFMSNPFVVNGLVDVYRRCADMGTAFKLFSKFSMKNVVSYNTMIVGYCENGDISKAKELFDQMKLAGNEKDIISWNSMISGYADSFMYDEALSMFRDLLMEGFEPDSFTLGSILSACADMASLRQGKEIHSQAIVRGLQSNTFVGGALVEMYCKCHNLAAAQVAFDAVSERDTPTWNALISGYAYCNEKERVHDLIQKMKGDGFDPNVYTWNGIIAGCVENEHYDSAMKLFTEMQKSNLRPDIYTVGIILPACARLATIERGKQVHAHSIRLDYDSDIHIGAALLDMYAKCGSIKNAKLAYNRIKKPNLVSHNAMLTAYAMHGHGQEGIALFRKMLEDGFRPDNVTFLSVLSSCVHAGSVESGYEFLDLMGYYNVEPTLKHYTCMVDLFSRAGQLNDAYELLKKIPMEPDLVMWSALLGGCVVHGNVALGEIAAEQLIELEPHNTANYILLAKLYAHAGRWDDLAKTRQIMNDRRMQKSPGCSWIEDRDEIHVFLASDKSHKRAEEIYYTLNNLIIHMKGGFTISV
- the LOC142619940 gene encoding uncharacterized protein LOC142619940 encodes the protein MYLKKALWAEGLLSPKPSPESESQPQQQQQQQQQPPPEMAVQELVNSLNRQRLYREVTLALKTGLRDARAEFSFLRLRGLRNLLKFLRSVAESDSTVHLFCQTQSLPELQVVRAVFKHSLKEREEEEVESIDHIYEGVEALKITSPSTDAEVALALRVLEGCCLLHSESTALAHQHNAIQVLMNILSTRGVLEQGACLDALVSIMLDSSANQMEFEACNGIEEVAELIRDKQVDENLRLKCGEFLLLLIGHVNGRERPPLAAIHEDIRRLLGEKSASLIWAASQFGSTLDPKERLTALHIQARRVLESLDLY